The following DNA comes from Streptomyces pristinaespiralis.
GATCTCTGCCGGCCGTCAAGCCTGTACTGCCTCCACCGCCTGCACGGGGGTGTAGACGGAGTTCTTCTGTGCACTCTCCTCCACCGCCGCCAGCACCCGCTGGACCTGGAGCCCGTCGGCGAACGAGGGGACCGGGTCGGTGCCGGACGCGATCGCCTCGACCAGGTCGCGGGCCTGGTGGGCGAACGTGTGCTCGTAGCCGAGCGCGTGCCCCGGCGGCCACCAGGCCTCCAGGTACGGGTGCTCCGCCTCCGTGACCAGGATCCGGCGGAAGCCGGCCGTGGCGGCGGGCTCCCGATGGTCGTGGAAGGAGAGCTCGTTGAGCCGCTCGAGGTCGAAGGCGAGCGAGCCCAGCTCACCGTTGATCTCCAGCCGCAGGGCGTTCTTGCGGCCCGAGGCCATCCGGGTCGCCTCGAACGTGGCCAGCGCCCCGGACTCCAGCCTGCCGGTGAAGACGGCGGCGTCGTCGACCGTGACCGGTCCCCGCTGTGCACCGCCCGACGCGGTCAGTCCTGCGGAGGCGCCCTGGAGCAGGGGGCGTTCCTTGACGAACGTCTCCAGCTGGGCGGAGACCCCCACCAGCGGCTCCCCCGCCAGGTACTGCGCGAGGTCGACGATGTGGGCGCCGAGGTCGCCGAGCGCCCCGGACCCCGCGTGCTCGCGCTCGAGGCGCCAGGTCAGCGGGAAGTCCGGGTCCACCAGCCAGTCCTGGAGGTAGGTCACCCGCACATGGCGCAGGGTGCCGATCCTGCCCTCGGCGATCAGCCGGCGGGCGTAGGTGAGAGCAGGCACCCTGCGGTAGTTGAAGCCGACCATCGCCAGCTGCCCGTTCGCCCGCGCCCGTGCCGCCGCCGCGACCATGGCCTCCGCCTCGGCGACCGAGTTCGCCAGGGGCTTCTCGCACAGCACGTGCTTGCCCGCCTCCAGCGCCGCGATCGCGATCTCCGCATGACTGTCGCCCGGTGTGCAGACGTCGACGAGTTGCACGTCGTCGCGGGCCACGAGGGCGCGCCAGTCGGTCTCCGCCGCGGCCCAGCCGTGTTTGCCGGCCGCGGCACGCACTGCGGCGGCGTCACGGCCGGCGATCGCGGCGAGGACCGGCCGCAGCGGCAGGTCGAAGACGCGTCCCGCGGTGCGCCACCCCTGGGAGTGGGCGGCGCCCATGAACGCGTATCCGACCATGCCGACGCCGAGTGTCGGCGGTGCGGCCTCACTGTCCCTCTGTTGCATACGGAATCCTCCTCGTCGGAGTCAACGGTCTCGTCGGTGTGCACGGTGGGGGCGGGCGCGCCTCCGGTCAGTTGAAACCGGTGGGCAGGTACTGGTCGACGTTGTCCTTGGTGACGACGGCCGAGTAGAGGGTGAGGGAGGCCGGGATCTCCAGTTCGGCCATTCCGCTGACGCCCTTGCCCTGACCGAGGGCGCGGGCGAGGTCGATGGCGGACGCCGCCATCGTCGGCGGGTACAGGACGGTGGCCTTGAGGACGCTGTCGTCGGCCTTGATGGCGTCCATGGCGGACTTCGCGCCGGCGCCGCCGACCATCAGGAAGTCCTTGCGGCCCGCCTGCGCGATGGCGCGCAGCGCGCCCACGCCCTGGTCGTCGTCGTGGTTCCACAGGGCGTCGAACTGCGACTGGGCCTGAAGGAGCTGGGCCATCTTGGCCTGGCCGGACTCGACGGTGAAGTCGGCCGCCTGGCGGGCGACCTTCTTGATGTTGGGGTAGTTCTTCAGGGCGTCGTCGAAGCCCTGGGTGCGCTGCTTGGTGAGCTCCAGGTTGTCCAGCCCGGCGAGCTCGATGACCTTGGCGTTCGGCTTGTCCTTGAGCTGCTCGCCGATGTAGTTGCCGGCGTTGAGGCCCATGCCGTAGTTGTCGCCGCCGATCCAGCAACGGTAGGCCTGCGGGGAGGCGAAGATGCGGTCCAGGTTGACGACGGGGATGCCCGCCTTCATGGCCTGGAGACCCACCTGGGTGAGGGCCTTGCCGTCGGCCGGCAGGATCACCAGGACGTCGACCTTCTTGTTGATCAGGGTCTGGACCTGGCCGATCTGGGCGGCCGTGTCGTTGGACCCCTCGGTGATCTCCAGGGTGACGTCGGAGTAGCGCTCCGCGCGGGACTTGGCGTTCTGGTTGATGGCGTTGAGCCAGCCGTGGTCGGCCTGCGGCCCTGCGAAGCCGATGGTGACGGCCTTGCCCGGCTTGTCGTCGGCGACGGGCGCGTTGTCGGTGGCCGCCTCCTGCTTCTTGGGCTCGTTGCTGGTGCACGCGGTGAGCAGTGCGCCGGCGGAGATCGCGGCGGTGCCGAAGAGCAGTCCTCTGCGGCTGGTGGACGGGGTTTCTGGCATGGCGGGTCTACCCCTTCAACTGGACGGGCTGGACAGGCTGGACGGGCTGAGCGGTGCTGCGGTCGGGACGGGAGGGGGTGCGCGGCGGCGGTGTCAGGCCCGGCCGCCGCGCAGGCTGCGGGGTGTCAGGCGTCGCCGCCGCGCAGGGTCCGGTGCTGGACCAGTACGGCGGCGACGATGATGGCGCCCTTGGCGATCTGCTGGACGGCGCTCTCGAGGTTGTTGAGGGCGAAGATGTTGGTGATCGTGGTGAACACGAGGACACCGAGGACGGAACCGACGATGGTGCCGCGGCCGCCGCTGAGCAGGGTGCCGCCGATGATCGCGGCGGCGATGGCGTCGAGTTCGTAGAGGTTGCCGTTGGTGTTCTGGCCGGAGCCCGCCAGCACGATCAGCATGAAGGCGGCGATGCCGCAGCACAGGCCGGACAGCAGGTAGAGGTAGAGCCGCTGGCGGCGGACGTCGATACCGGCGAGCCTGGCGGCCTCCGCGTTGCCGCCGACGGCGACGGTGCGCCGGCCGAAGGTGGTGCGGTTGAGGACGAGCCAGCCGATGACGGTGACCGCGGCGAAGACCAGCACCAGGGGCGGGATGCCGAGGATGTAGGCGTCCCTGATGCCGAGGTCGAGCACGGAGTCGACGGTGACGATCTGGGTCTTGCCGTCCGTGATCTGCAGGGCGAGACCGCGGGCGGAGGCGAGCATCGCGAGGGTGGCGATGAAGGGCACCATCCGGCCGTACGCGATGAGCAGGCCGTTCACCAGTCCGCAGCCGACGCCGACGATCACGGCGGTGAACAGGATGCCGGTGAAGCCGTACTCCTGGGTGGCCACCGTCGTGGCCCACACCGAGGCGAGCGCCACGATGGCGCCGACGGACAGGTCGATCCCTCCGCTGGTGATGACGAAGGTCATGCCGACGGTGACCACACCGATGACGGACGCCTGGGTGAGGACGAGCTGGAGATTGCTCGTCGCGAGGAACTCGTCCGGTTTGGTGATGCCGCCCACCGCCACCAGCACGGCGAGGACACCGAGCAGGGACAGATTGCGGACATCGAGGCGCAGTCCGAGCGGACGGCGTGAACCCCCCTTGTCCTGTGCGGACTTGGCGGCAGGCATCGGCGCGTCCTGCTGCGCCGGGGTGGCCGGCTGCGTCATGCCGTCTCAGCTCCCTTCCATCACGAGGTCGAGTACGCGGTGCTCGTCGAGCTCCCGGGCGTCCGCCGTGTGCACGACGCTGCCTTCGCGGAGCACCAGCACCCGGTCGGCGAGGCCCAGGACTTCGGGCACTTCGCTGGATACGAGAAGTACGGCGAGGCCTTCGTCGGCCAGCCGGCGGATCACTGCGTAGAGCTCGGCGCGGGCGCCGACGTCGACACCGCGGGTCGGCTCGTCCAGCAGCAGCACCTTGCAGCCGCGCAGCAGCCAGCGGGCCAGGACGGCCTTCTGCTGGTTGCCGCCGGAGAGGGTGCGGATGCGGGCGTCGGGGTTGTCCGGCCGCAACGACAGTTCCCTGGTGGCCCGTTGTGCGGCGGCCCGCTCGGCACGGTGGTCGAGCCAGCCCGCGCGGGAGAAACGGGAGAGGGTGGAGATGGAGACGTTGCGGGTGACCGACTCGAGCATCAGCAGGCCCTGCGCCTTGCGTTCCTCGGGGGCGAGCCCGATGCCGGCGCGGACGGCGGCACGGACGCTGCCGGGCCTGAGGGCGGTGCCGTCGACGAGGACGCGGCCCCCGTCGGCCCTGCGTGCGCCGTAGACGGTCTCCAGGATCTCGCTGCGCCCGGAGCCGACCAGGCCCGCGAGGCCGACGATCTCACCGGGCCGCAGTTCCAGGTCCACCGGGGCGAACTCGCCGTGCCGGGTGAGCCCTTCGACCCTCAGCACCGGTTCCTTGCCCGCGGCGGCGCCGGCGGCGGGACGCTCGGGGAAGACGTACTCGACGTTGCGCCCGGTCATCAGGGCGACCACGTCGCGGGTCGGGGTCGACTTGGCCGGCAGGCCGACCGCGACGGCCCGGCCGTCCTTGAGGACGGTGACCCGGTCGCCGATCCGCCGGATCTCCTCCAGACGGTGGGAGATGTAGACGACGGCGACGCCGTCGGCGGTCAGGTCGCCCACGATACGGAAGAGGTTGTCGACCTCGTCCGGGTCGAGCGCGGCGGACGGCTCGTCCATCACGATGAGCCGTACCTCGTGGGAGAGGGCGCGCGCCATGGAGACGATCTGCTGCTGGGCGGCGGAGAGGTCGCCGACGAGCCGTGACGGATCGATCTCCGGATGGCCGAGCCGCTTGAGGAGACCGGCGGCCGCGGTGCGGGCGGTCCCGCCGCGCACGACGAAACCGGCCGAGGTGGGCTCGTGCCCGAGGAAGACGTTCTCCGCGACGGACAGCCCTTCCACCAGGTCGAGTTCCTGGTAGATGGTGGCGATGCCGAGACGCATGGCGGCGATGGGCGACTTCAGGGAGACGGCCTCGCCCCGCCAGGTGATCTCTCCGCCGTCGGGCTGGTGGGCCCCGGCGAGCACCTTGATCAGGGTGGACTTGCCGGCGCCGTTCTGGCCGAGGAGGCAGTGGACCTCACCGGCCTGGACCTCGAGGTCCACACCGTCGAGGGCGCGGACGCCCGGGAACGACTTGGTGATGCCGGACATGGTGAGCAGGGGTGGTTCTGGTGCCATGACGAATCCCCTCGGCGGGTGCGGCCGGTGAGCGGGCAGGGCGGGACGGGGGTACGGAAGCGGGTACGGGCGGCTCTGGGGCGCCCCTGGCGTCACGAGTGCCGGGGCGTACGGGTGGGAGCGGGCGTGGCCTGGGGGTGCCATGCGACCAGTGCGGGGCGCCGTTCGCGGCGCGGTGTGCCGGGTGGTGCGGGGGCGTGCGGGTGGTGCGGATGGTGCCGTTCGGTGTTGCGACGGTGCTGTGGTGCTGTGGTGCGTTACGGGTCGTCCGGCCCGGTCAGGCCGGCGAGAACAGGTGGTCGCTGATGAGCCGGGCCGCGCCGATGACGCCGGCGGTCGGCCCCAACTCGCCCAGCACGATGGGGAGGTTGCCGGTCGCGAGCGGCAGGGACTGCCGGTAGACCTGGGTCCGTACGCTCGCGAGCAGGGTGTGGCCGAGGCCGGTCACCCCGCCGCCGATCACGACGAGACCCGGGTTGAAGAAGCTGACGAGCCCGGCGATGACCTGGCCGAGGCGGTTCCCTCCCTCACGGATCAGGTCCAGCGCCGTGGCGTCACCGGCCGCGGCGGCCGCCGACACGTCCACGGCCGTGAGCTGCCCGGCGGCCTCCAGCCGGGTGGCGAGCTCCACCGACCGGCCGGCCCGCGCCGCGTCCTCGGCGTCGCGCGCGAGGGCGGCGCCGCTGAAGTGCGCCTCCAGGCAGCCGCGGTTGCCGCAGGCGCAGGCGCGGCCCTCGGGTGCGACCTGGATGTGGCCGATGTCGCCGGCGCTGCCGGTCGTACCGCGGTAGACCTCACCGCCCACGACGATGCCGCAGCCGATGCCCGTGCCGATCTTGATGCACAGGAAGTCACCGACGGATCGTGCGACACCGGCGTGCTGCTCGCCCATGGCCATCAGGTTCACGTCGTTGTCGACCATGACAGGGCAGCCGAGGTCCTGGCTGAGGGCCTCGCGTACGGGGAAGCCGTCCCATCCGGGCATGATCGGGGGCGCGACCGGCACGCCCTCGGGGTAGCGGACGGGGCCGGGGACCCCGATGCCCGCGCCGTCGAAGCCCTCCGCGAGGCCGGAGGCCTTGAGCTTGGCCGCCATCGACAGCACCTGCTCGAAGACGGCGACCGGGCCCTCGCGGACGTCCATGGGGTGGTTGAGATGCCCCAGGACCTCCAACTCGGCGTTGGTGACTGCGACATCGATCGACGTGGCGCCGATGTCCACACCGAGGAAGCGGAGCGCGGGCGCGAGCCTGATGTTGTGGGACCGGCGACCGCCACGGGAGGCGGCGAGCCCGTCGGCGACGACGAGTCCGGTCTCCAGCAGCCGGTCGACCTCGACGGCGAGCTTGGACCGGGACAGGTCGACCTGGTCCCCCAGCTGCGCGCGCGAGTTGGGCCCGCCGTCACGCAGCAACCGGAGCAGTCGCGCCTGATGCGCGTTCGCGGGTCGAGCGGTCATCCGTCTCACGTGCCCCTCCCCTCCCCTGGCCTTCGGCTGGGGACCCGGTCGACTGTGTCCGTCGAGCTTTCGAGGGGAACGTAGCAGCGCTTTACCGAACTGGGAAGAACTTGAGCACAGTTCCGGTCCAACTTTCTCCACACCCGGGACAAAGCTGATGGCTCGCTCGGGCCACATGCGGGGTCCGCCGCCGGCTGACCTGTGACAGCGGACCGCGTGGCAGCTGCCGACCGCGGTCCCGATCGGCCAGGCCGACCGACGTTCCCGGCCGGC
Coding sequences within:
- a CDS encoding Gfo/Idh/MocA family protein, whose protein sequence is MQQRDSEAAPPTLGVGMVGYAFMGAAHSQGWRTAGRVFDLPLRPVLAAIAGRDAAAVRAAAGKHGWAAAETDWRALVARDDVQLVDVCTPGDSHAEIAIAALEAGKHVLCEKPLANSVAEAEAMVAAAARARANGQLAMVGFNYRRVPALTYARRLIAEGRIGTLRHVRVTYLQDWLVDPDFPLTWRLEREHAGSGALGDLGAHIVDLAQYLAGEPLVGVSAQLETFVKERPLLQGASAGLTASGGAQRGPVTVDDAAVFTGRLESGALATFEATRMASGRKNALRLEINGELGSLAFDLERLNELSFHDHREPAATAGFRRILVTEAEHPYLEAWWPPGHALGYEHTFAHQARDLVEAIASGTDPVPSFADGLQVQRVLAAVEESAQKNSVYTPVQAVEAVQA
- a CDS encoding substrate-binding domain-containing protein, translated to MPETPSTSRRGLLFGTAAISAGALLTACTSNEPKKQEAATDNAPVADDKPGKAVTIGFAGPQADHGWLNAINQNAKSRAERYSDVTLEITEGSNDTAAQIGQVQTLINKKVDVLVILPADGKALTQVGLQAMKAGIPVVNLDRIFASPQAYRCWIGGDNYGMGLNAGNYIGEQLKDKPNAKVIELAGLDNLELTKQRTQGFDDALKNYPNIKKVARQAADFTVESGQAKMAQLLQAQSQFDALWNHDDDQGVGALRAIAQAGRKDFLMVGGAGAKSAMDAIKADDSVLKATVLYPPTMAASAIDLARALGQGKGVSGMAELEIPASLTLYSAVVTKDNVDQYLPTGFN
- a CDS encoding ABC transporter permease, with amino-acid sequence MTQPATPAQQDAPMPAAKSAQDKGGSRRPLGLRLDVRNLSLLGVLAVLVAVGGITKPDEFLATSNLQLVLTQASVIGVVTVGMTFVITSGGIDLSVGAIVALASVWATTVATQEYGFTGILFTAVIVGVGCGLVNGLLIAYGRMVPFIATLAMLASARGLALQITDGKTQIVTVDSVLDLGIRDAYILGIPPLVLVFAAVTVIGWLVLNRTTFGRRTVAVGGNAEAARLAGIDVRRQRLYLYLLSGLCCGIAAFMLIVLAGSGQNTNGNLYELDAIAAAIIGGTLLSGGRGTIVGSVLGVLVFTTITNIFALNNLESAVQQIAKGAIIVAAVLVQHRTLRGGDA
- a CDS encoding sugar ABC transporter ATP-binding protein: MAPEPPLLTMSGITKSFPGVRALDGVDLEVQAGEVHCLLGQNGAGKSTLIKVLAGAHQPDGGEITWRGEAVSLKSPIAAMRLGIATIYQELDLVEGLSVAENVFLGHEPTSAGFVVRGGTARTAAAGLLKRLGHPEIDPSRLVGDLSAAQQQIVSMARALSHEVRLIVMDEPSAALDPDEVDNLFRIVGDLTADGVAVVYISHRLEEIRRIGDRVTVLKDGRAVAVGLPAKSTPTRDVVALMTGRNVEYVFPERPAAGAAAGKEPVLRVEGLTRHGEFAPVDLELRPGEIVGLAGLVGSGRSEILETVYGARRADGGRVLVDGTALRPGSVRAAVRAGIGLAPEERKAQGLLMLESVTRNVSISTLSRFSRAGWLDHRAERAAAQRATRELSLRPDNPDARIRTLSGGNQQKAVLARWLLRGCKVLLLDEPTRGVDVGARAELYAVIRRLADEGLAVLLVSSEVPEVLGLADRVLVLREGSVVHTADARELDEHRVLDLVMEGS
- a CDS encoding ROK family transcriptional regulator, whose translation is MTARPANAHQARLLRLLRDGGPNSRAQLGDQVDLSRSKLAVEVDRLLETGLVVADGLAASRGGRRSHNIRLAPALRFLGVDIGATSIDVAVTNAELEVLGHLNHPMDVREGPVAVFEQVLSMAAKLKASGLAEGFDGAGIGVPGPVRYPEGVPVAPPIMPGWDGFPVREALSQDLGCPVMVDNDVNLMAMGEQHAGVARSVGDFLCIKIGTGIGCGIVVGGEVYRGTTGSAGDIGHIQVAPEGRACACGNRGCLEAHFSGAALARDAEDAARAGRSVELATRLEAAGQLTAVDVSAAAAAGDATALDLIREGGNRLGQVIAGLVSFFNPGLVVIGGGVTGLGHTLLASVRTQVYRQSLPLATGNLPIVLGELGPTAGVIGAARLISDHLFSPA